A window of the Sphingomonas piscis genome harbors these coding sequences:
- the pnp gene encoding polyribonucleotide nucleotidyltransferase, producing MFDIKTVEIDLGGKTLKLETGRVARQADGAVLATLGETVVLCAVTAAKSVKPGQDFFPLTVHYQEKFSAAGRIPGGFFKRERGATEKETLTSRLIDRPIRPLFPEGFYNEVLVIAQVLSYDGENEPDIVAMIAASAALTISGVPFMGPIGCARVGFSEEGEYILNPTQQQVADGKLDLVMAGTPNAVMMVESEAKELSEEQMLGAVMFGHEASRKICDAIISLAEKAANDPWELAPAADKTAIKAKIKELIGADVDAAYRMTGKSDRSNALTVARDKVKEAFAESDPQEQLVAAKLVKAVEADIVRGAILKEGRRIDGRDTKTVRPIESMVGFLPRTHGSALFTRGETQAIVTTTLGTKDAEQMIDGLEGLSYQRFMLHYNFPPYSVGEVGRFGAPGRREVGHGKLAWRALHPMLPSNEEFPYTIRVLSDITESNGSSSMATVCGGSLAMMDAGVPLKRPVAGIAMGLILEGQDFAVISDILGDEDHLGDMDFKVAGTSEGVTALQMDIKVAGITEEIMKVALAQAKDGRAHILGKMAEALGEVRGELSAHAPRIETMSIPKDKIREVIGTGGKVIREIVAETGAKVDIDDEGTIKISSSDVNQIEAARKWIQGIVQEPEVGTIYTGKVASIVDFGAFVTFMPGKDGLVHVSEIKNERVENVRDILSEGQEVKVKLLEVDQRGKVRLSMRLVDQETGAELEDTRPPREPREGGDRGPRGDRGDRGGRGGDRHREGRGPRRDGGDRDRGPRRERGEGGADRGDRGPRRERSESGNDDGPAPEFAPAFLTRNDDE from the coding sequence ATGTTCGACATCAAAACTGTAGAAATCGATCTTGGCGGAAAGACCCTCAAGCTCGAAACGGGCCGCGTTGCCCGTCAGGCCGACGGCGCGGTTCTCGCGACCCTTGGCGAAACCGTAGTGCTTTGCGCCGTTACCGCTGCAAAGTCGGTCAAGCCGGGCCAGGACTTCTTCCCGCTGACCGTCCACTATCAGGAAAAATTCTCCGCTGCCGGCCGCATTCCGGGCGGCTTCTTCAAGCGTGAGCGCGGCGCGACCGAAAAGGAAACGCTGACCAGCCGCCTGATCGACCGTCCGATCCGCCCGCTGTTCCCGGAAGGCTTCTACAACGAAGTCCTCGTGATCGCGCAGGTCCTTTCCTACGACGGTGAGAATGAGCCCGACATCGTGGCGATGATCGCCGCTTCGGCCGCGCTGACCATCTCCGGCGTTCCCTTCATGGGTCCGATCGGCTGCGCACGCGTCGGTTTCAGCGAAGAGGGTGAGTATATCCTCAACCCGACCCAGCAGCAGGTTGCCGACGGGAAGCTCGACCTCGTCATGGCCGGTACGCCGAACGCCGTGATGATGGTGGAATCGGAAGCCAAGGAACTGAGCGAAGAGCAGATGCTCGGCGCGGTCATGTTCGGCCACGAAGCCAGCCGCAAGATCTGCGACGCGATCATCAGCCTCGCCGAAAAGGCGGCCAACGATCCTTGGGAGCTCGCTCCGGCAGCCGACAAGACGGCAATCAAGGCGAAGATCAAGGAACTGATCGGCGCCGATGTCGATGCGGCTTACCGCATGACCGGCAAGTCGGACCGGTCCAACGCCCTCACCGTCGCCCGCGACAAGGTGAAGGAAGCCTTCGCCGAGTCCGATCCGCAGGAGCAGCTCGTCGCCGCCAAGCTGGTGAAGGCCGTCGAGGCCGACATCGTCCGCGGTGCGATCCTCAAGGAAGGCCGCCGCATCGACGGCCGCGACACCAAGACGGTCCGTCCGATCGAATCCATGGTCGGCTTCCTGCCGCGTACCCATGGTTCGGCCCTGTTCACCCGCGGTGAAACGCAGGCGATCGTCACCACCACGCTCGGCACCAAGGACGCGGAGCAGATGATCGACGGTCTGGAGGGTCTCTCCTACCAGCGCTTCATGCTGCACTATAACTTCCCGCCCTATTCGGTCGGCGAAGTGGGACGCTTTGGCGCCCCGGGCCGCCGCGAAGTCGGCCACGGCAAGCTCGCGTGGCGCGCGCTTCACCCGATGCTTCCGAGCAACGAGGAATTCCCCTACACCATCCGCGTCCTGTCGGACATTACGGAGAGCAACGGCTCCTCCTCGATGGCGACCGTTTGCGGCGGCAGCCTTGCGATGATGGACGCGGGCGTTCCGCTGAAGCGTCCGGTTGCGGGTATTGCCATGGGCCTCATTCTCGAGGGCCAAGACTTTGCCGTGATCAGCGACATCCTTGGCGACGAGGATCACCTCGGCGACATGGACTTCAAGGTTGCCGGCACGTCGGAGGGCGTCACTGCCCTGCAGATGGACATCAAGGTCGCGGGCATCACCGAGGAGATCATGAAGGTTGCTTTGGCTCAGGCCAAGGACGGCCGCGCGCATATCCTCGGCAAGATGGCCGAAGCGCTTGGTGAAGTCCGTGGCGAGCTGTCGGCGCACGCGCCGCGCATCGAGACCATGAGCATTCCCAAGGACAAGATCCGCGAAGTCATCGGCACCGGCGGCAAGGTCATCCGTGAAATCGTCGCGGAGACCGGCGCAAAGGTCGACATCGACGACGAGGGCACGATCAAGATCTCGTCCTCGGACGTCAATCAGATCGAAGCCGCGCGCAAGTGGATCCAGGGCATCGTCCAGGAACCGGAAGTCGGCACCATCTACACCGGCAAGGTTGCGAGCATCGTCGACTTCGGCGCGTTCGTCACCTTCATGCCCGGTAAGGACGGGCTGGTGCACGTGTCCGAAATCAAGAACGAGCGCGTCGAGAACGTCCGTGACATCCTGAGCGAAGGCCAGGAGGTCAAGGTCAAGCTGCTCGAGGTCGATCAGCGCGGCAAGGTCCGCCTGTCGATGCGCCTCGTCGACCAGGAAACCGGTGCCGAGCTGGAGGACACCCGTCCCCCGCGCGAACCGCGTGAAGGCGGCGATCGCGGTCCTCGCGGAGACCGTGGCGATCGCGGCGGACGCGGCGGCGACCGTCACCGTGAAGGCCGCGGTCCGCGGCGCGACGGCGGCGATCGTGACCGGGGTCCGCGCCGTGAACGCGGCGAAGGCGGCGCTGATCGCGGCGATCGTGGTCCTCGCCGTGAGCGCAGCGAAAGCGGCAACGACGACGGCCCCGCGCCCGAGTTCGCACCGGCGTTCCTGACCCGGAACGACGACGAATAA
- a CDS encoding tryptophan halogenase family protein: MSESGRSILIVGGGTAGWLSAAYLAKALALRDNAHLTITLLESPDIGTIGVGEGTFPTIRETLRFLDIDEGQFIREASATFKQGILFSDWLHAPSPAKRHRYFHPFEAPFYSEDTSLVPYWLLQDEQSRPSFAEAVTIQNKVAGAKRGPKRPDEPAFDGPLNYAYHVDAASLARLLRERALSLGVRHITGEVADVSLRPDGAIAEVRTTAGAGFTADLYVDCTGFRSELIGKALESPFRSVRDTLFTNRALTCRVGYEDPDTPIESYTLATAHAAGWTWDIGLAGARGIGCVYSSDHLDDDQALAVLRDYVGPQFNEGAVKTIGFDVGYREQQWVKNCVAIGLSAGFLEPLEATGLVLIEAAVGMVAELFPHHGPVDAPARRFSKLMSARFDSIVKFLKLHYCLSQRDEAFWRDNVAASTVPDELKDLLEQWRYRPPGRFDFILDVESFAFFNYQYILYGMGFRTDLSAGRSDFPKVAAAQKLFERIQAFGDKAARDLPSHRTLISQMSVAAA; this comes from the coding sequence ATGTCGGAAAGTGGCCGAAGCATCCTGATCGTCGGTGGCGGCACGGCCGGGTGGCTGAGCGCCGCCTACCTCGCCAAGGCGCTTGCGCTTCGAGACAACGCCCATCTTACCATCACGCTCTTGGAATCGCCGGACATCGGCACCATCGGGGTCGGCGAGGGTACCTTCCCCACCATACGCGAGACGCTGCGGTTCCTCGATATCGACGAAGGCCAGTTCATCCGCGAGGCATCGGCGACGTTCAAGCAGGGCATCCTTTTCTCCGACTGGCTGCACGCACCTTCTCCGGCCAAGCGCCACCGCTACTTCCACCCATTCGAAGCGCCCTTCTACTCGGAGGATACGAGCCTCGTTCCTTACTGGTTGCTTCAGGACGAGCAGAGCCGGCCGTCATTTGCCGAGGCGGTGACCATCCAGAACAAGGTTGCAGGAGCGAAGCGAGGGCCCAAGCGGCCGGATGAGCCGGCTTTCGACGGGCCGCTCAACTATGCTTACCATGTCGACGCCGCCAGTCTCGCCAGGCTCCTCCGTGAGCGGGCGCTGAGCCTTGGCGTGCGGCATATAACGGGTGAAGTCGCGGATGTGTCACTTCGGCCCGATGGCGCGATCGCCGAGGTCAGGACCACCGCTGGCGCCGGCTTCACGGCCGACCTTTATGTCGATTGCACGGGCTTCCGCAGCGAATTGATCGGCAAGGCGCTCGAAAGTCCGTTTCGCTCCGTCCGCGACACGCTCTTCACCAATCGCGCTCTTACCTGCCGAGTGGGTTATGAGGACCCCGACACTCCGATCGAAAGCTACACGCTCGCCACCGCGCACGCCGCGGGCTGGACGTGGGACATCGGCCTGGCGGGGGCCAGGGGAATCGGTTGCGTTTACTCATCCGACCACCTGGACGACGACCAGGCGCTGGCGGTGCTCCGTGACTATGTGGGGCCTCAGTTCAACGAGGGTGCGGTCAAGACCATCGGCTTCGACGTCGGATACCGCGAGCAGCAGTGGGTGAAGAATTGCGTCGCCATCGGCTTGTCGGCGGGATTCCTTGAGCCATTGGAGGCGACCGGCCTCGTCCTGATCGAAGCGGCGGTGGGAATGGTTGCCGAGCTTTTCCCCCACCACGGTCCGGTCGATGCCCCCGCCCGGCGCTTCAGCAAGCTGATGAGCGCCCGCTTCGACAGCATCGTCAAATTCCTGAAGCTTCATTACTGCCTGTCGCAGCGCGACGAGGCCTTCTGGCGCGACAATGTCGCCGCATCGACGGTCCCCGACGAACTTAAGGACCTGCTTGAACAATGGCGCTACCGGCCGCCCGGCCGCTTCGACTTCATCCTGGACGTCGAAAGCTTTGCCTTCTTCAACTACCAGTACATTCTTTACGGCATGGGATTTCGCACCGATCTGTCCGCCGGTAGGTCCGACTTCCCGAAGGTCGCGGCCGCCCAGAAGCTGTTCGAACGGATTCAGGCCTTCGGCGACAAGGCGGCCCGAGACTTGCCCTCGCACCGAACTCTGATCTCGCAAATGAGCGTCGCCGCCGCCTAG
- a CDS encoding type II toxin-antitoxin system VapC family toxin, with the protein MHLIDTDVLWTLRGGGSGEGDASLVEWAATLIPTTVFISVVSLLDLQGSAGRLERTDKAGAVALHEWLTSKVGVAFAGRILAVDDAVVRRWSQLGYADLRDGLIAATALEHGLFVATRTPQRFKQGKVKTINPWTYSPDSDLDWRQATPSAPQWLKSLFVRA; encoded by the coding sequence ATGCACCTCATCGACACCGATGTTCTCTGGACGCTCCGGGGTGGCGGGTCGGGAGAGGGTGATGCGTCCTTGGTCGAATGGGCAGCGACGCTGATCCCGACGACGGTCTTTATATCCGTCGTGTCATTGCTGGATTTGCAGGGCTCGGCCGGTCGGCTGGAGCGGACGGACAAAGCTGGAGCCGTCGCCTTGCACGAATGGCTGACGAGCAAGGTCGGCGTGGCCTTCGCCGGCCGCATATTGGCTGTAGACGACGCGGTGGTGCGTCGATGGTCGCAGCTCGGCTACGCGGATCTCCGTGACGGCCTGATTGCCGCGACAGCGTTGGAACATGGGCTGTTCGTCGCGACGCGAACGCCGCAGCGGTTCAAGCAGGGCAAGGTCAAGACCATCAATCCCTGGACCTATTCGCCGGACAGCGACCTGGACTGGCGGCAGGCGACGCCCAGCGCCCCGCAATGGCTGAAGAGCCTGTTCGTCCGCGCCTAG
- a CDS encoding type II toxin-antitoxin system Phd/YefM family antitoxin, which yields MKSISSREFNQDVSNAKRLARDQPVFVTDRGKPTHVLLSIDTYRQMIGKPDSLPDLLAAAPSLPADLDWRSLGPWSRG from the coding sequence ATGAAGAGCATCAGCAGCCGCGAATTCAACCAGGATGTGAGCAATGCAAAGCGACTCGCGCGGGACCAGCCGGTGTTCGTCACCGACCGCGGCAAGCCGACCCATGTTCTGCTGAGCATCGATACGTACCGGCAGATGATAGGCAAACCGGACAGCCTGCCCGATCTGCTCGCGGCTGCGCCGAGCCTCCCTGCCGATCTGGACTGGCGATCGCTTGGACCCTGGAGCCGCGGCTGA
- a CDS encoding cation:proton antiporter — MSDLLQATWVALADIMAPHGPAVNAVKSFAPGDYSIHFFLQLAVIILACRVVGWIGQKFLGQPQVVGEMIAGVVLGPSLFGLLAPDIQAAIFPKETKSVLYSGAQLGVGLYMFIVGLTLQLDHFKTKARSAATVSAAGIGAPFMIAILITPLLMTVPGLFAPGISQFNATLFMGACIALTAFPMLARIINERGLANSSLGTLTLTAGAFDDAASWCVLAVVLATFGSGAGVAVIAIVGGVGYAAFMLLFGRRLLAPLGRMVEAKGEMSNTVLAVTLMLFCLSAFLMDAIGIHAVFGGFLLGAVMPRGLFVTELKKKLEPMTVILLLPMFFTYSGLNTRLDMVNNLPLLLIAGGILIASILAKFGACWAAARLSGEDNRTALGIGALMNARGLMELIIINIGLQKGVIGPTLFSMMVLMAVVTTMMASPLFEVVYGRKARESGELGKLQGSMAADAA, encoded by the coding sequence ATGTCAGATCTACTTCAGGCCACGTGGGTGGCCCTTGCAGACATCATGGCGCCGCATGGTCCTGCCGTGAATGCTGTCAAAAGCTTTGCACCGGGCGACTACAGCATCCACTTCTTCCTGCAGTTGGCGGTCATCATTCTCGCCTGCCGCGTCGTCGGCTGGATCGGCCAGAAATTCCTTGGGCAACCGCAGGTGGTCGGCGAGATGATTGCCGGCGTGGTGCTTGGCCCCTCGCTCTTCGGGCTGCTCGCCCCGGACATTCAGGCCGCAATCTTCCCCAAAGAGACCAAGAGCGTCCTCTACTCCGGCGCGCAGCTCGGAGTTGGGCTTTACATGTTCATTGTTGGGCTCACGCTTCAGCTCGACCATTTCAAGACGAAGGCGCGCAGTGCCGCGACGGTATCCGCCGCGGGGATCGGTGCGCCGTTCATGATCGCCATCCTCATCACGCCGCTGCTGATGACTGTCCCCGGCCTGTTCGCGCCAGGTATCAGTCAGTTCAATGCCACCCTGTTCATGGGTGCCTGCATCGCGTTGACCGCATTTCCGATGCTGGCGCGGATCATCAACGAGCGCGGCCTTGCGAACAGCTCACTCGGCACGCTCACGTTGACCGCGGGCGCCTTTGACGACGCGGCGTCGTGGTGTGTCCTTGCCGTTGTGCTTGCCACCTTCGGATCCGGTGCAGGCGTTGCCGTCATCGCGATTGTCGGCGGCGTCGGCTACGCCGCCTTCATGCTCCTGTTCGGCCGCAGGCTGCTGGCACCGCTCGGCCGCATGGTCGAGGCCAAGGGCGAGATGAGCAACACGGTGCTTGCTGTCACCCTGATGCTGTTCTGCCTGTCCGCCTTCCTGATGGACGCGATCGGCATTCATGCCGTCTTCGGCGGTTTTCTCCTCGGCGCGGTGATGCCGCGTGGGCTGTTCGTCACCGAGCTCAAGAAGAAGCTGGAGCCGATGACGGTGATCCTGCTGCTGCCGATGTTCTTCACCTATTCGGGACTCAACACCCGTCTCGATATGGTGAACAACCTGCCGCTGCTGCTCATTGCCGGCGGAATCCTCATCGCATCCATCCTTGCCAAGTTCGGTGCCTGCTGGGCGGCCGCACGTTTGTCCGGAGAGGATAACCGGACAGCGCTCGGCATCGGCGCCCTGATGAATGCGCGCGGCCTCATGGAGCTGATCATCATCAACATCGGGCTTCAGAAAGGCGTGATCGGGCCGACCCTCTTTTCGATGATGGTGCTGATGGCCGTGGTCACGACCATGATGGCAAGCCCGCTGTTTGAGGTCGTCTACGGTCGAAAGGCGCGCGAAAGCGGCGAGCTCGGCAAGCTTCAGGGCAGCATGGCGGCGGACGCCGCGTAA
- a CDS encoding PilZ domain-containing protein produces the protein MIATRTVELGDVSATGARLHGQDLPKVGDELFLRIRKVETFGRVVWREGDCAGVAFDEPLTASELNVVRSEGARTSQMRLTPAEVDALDQWVVGSR, from the coding sequence TTGATCGCTACCCGTACGGTCGAACTCGGCGATGTTTCGGCAACCGGGGCAAGGCTGCATGGGCAGGACCTTCCCAAGGTCGGCGACGAACTGTTCCTTCGTATCCGCAAGGTCGAGACCTTTGGGAGGGTGGTATGGCGGGAGGGCGACTGCGCTGGCGTCGCCTTTGACGAGCCGCTGACGGCTTCGGAGCTGAACGTTGTCCGAAGCGAGGGTGCGCGAACCAGCCAGATGAGGTTGACGCCCGCGGAGGTGGATGCCTTGGACCAGTGGGTGGTGGGGTCCCGCTGA
- a CDS encoding ATPase domain-containing protein, with protein sequence MAANSELLIDGAAVSSGSPPLDYILAGGYAGNRVHLLEGAPGCGKTTLGLQFLRDGAAKGEKCLYITLSESREELLHVADTHGWDLAGIDIFELVPPELSLDTEREQSIVYASDLELGETVQMVMDEVERIAPARIVFDSLSEIRLLAQGPLRFRRQVLALKHYFAQHKCTVLFLDDLTMMETDLSLHSLAHGVIRLEQIAQTYGAERRRLRVFKMRGRAFRGGFHDFTIRKGGLVIFPRLVASSHPDDGHEDRRASSGVPQLDNLVGGGLDYGTTNLVIGPSGSGKSTLVLQFLKAAMERGEKVLIVSFDETERVFQRRATGLGVDIASFSDAGLLKVQQVDPAELSPGELAGIIRHEVDHGTSIVVLDSLTGYQHAMSEEQYMLLQMHELVTYLNQQGVLTFLILAQSGMVGSMQSPVDLTYLSDAVLLLRFFEANAELKRALSVLKKRTGSHETTIRELSITSDGVDVGETLSGFRGILTGTPVYEGDSKLLVKSLGQPG encoded by the coding sequence ATGGCTGCGAATTCCGAACTGCTGATCGACGGCGCCGCCGTTTCCTCCGGTTCCCCGCCGCTCGATTACATCCTTGCCGGTGGCTATGCCGGCAACCGTGTTCACCTGTTAGAAGGTGCGCCCGGGTGCGGTAAGACGACGCTTGGCCTGCAATTCCTGCGCGACGGCGCGGCCAAGGGCGAGAAGTGCCTGTACATCACCTTGTCGGAAAGCCGCGAGGAGTTGCTCCACGTCGCCGACACTCACGGCTGGGATCTTGCAGGCATCGACATTTTCGAGCTTGTTCCGCCCGAGTTGAGCCTGGATACGGAACGCGAGCAGTCGATCGTCTATGCATCGGATCTGGAACTCGGTGAGACGGTTCAGATGGTCATGGACGAGGTGGAGCGCATCGCTCCTGCGCGGATCGTCTTCGACTCCCTTTCGGAAATCCGGCTGCTGGCCCAAGGCCCCCTGCGCTTCCGTCGGCAGGTCCTCGCGCTCAAGCATTATTTCGCGCAGCACAAGTGCACCGTCCTGTTTCTCGACGACCTCACCATGATGGAAACCGACCTCAGCCTTCACAGCCTGGCGCACGGCGTGATCCGTCTTGAGCAGATTGCACAGACCTATGGGGCCGAGCGGCGGCGGCTGCGGGTTTTCAAGATGCGTGGCCGGGCGTTCCGCGGCGGCTTCCACGACTTCACCATCCGCAAGGGCGGGCTGGTCATCTTTCCGCGCTTGGTAGCCTCGTCGCATCCGGACGACGGCCATGAGGACAGACGCGCCTCCAGCGGCGTGCCACAGCTCGACAATCTGGTCGGCGGGGGCCTGGATTATGGCACCACCAATCTGGTGATCGGTCCTTCGGGTTCCGGCAAATCAACGCTGGTGCTGCAATTTCTGAAAGCCGCCATGGAACGTGGCGAGAAGGTGCTGATCGTCAGCTTCGACGAAACCGAGCGAGTATTCCAAAGGCGCGCGACGGGCCTTGGCGTGGACATCGCGAGCTTTTCGGACGCGGGACTGCTCAAGGTTCAGCAGGTCGATCCAGCCGAATTGTCTCCTGGTGAGCTGGCAGGAATCATCCGGCACGAAGTGGATCACGGCACCAGCATCGTCGTCCTGGATTCACTCACAGGCTACCAGCATGCAATGTCGGAGGAGCAATATATGCTGCTCCAGATGCATGAGCTGGTAACCTATCTGAACCAGCAAGGTGTCCTCACCTTCCTCATCCTGGCCCAATCGGGAATGGTCGGGTCGATGCAGTCGCCGGTAGACCTGACCTACCTTTCGGACGCGGTGCTGTTGCTTCGTTTCTTCGAGGCTAATGCCGAATTGAAACGAGCGCTGTCTGTTCTCAAGAAGCGCACTGGATCCCACGAGACTACGATCAGGGAATTGTCGATTACCTCCGACGGAGTCGATGTCGGTGAGACGCTTTCCGGCTTTCGGGGAATTCTGACGGGCACGCCGGTCTATGAGGGCGATTCAAAACTGCTCGTGAAGAGCCTTGGCCAGCCCGGCTGA
- a CDS encoding ATP-binding protein has translation MASPADLSEDPFLIIAPGGRDAAVVAELLRSAKLTIEYDPDNSKLFSALALGRASGAIITDDAWARIGPQRLQEAIESQPPWSDFPFILLSRRGETRAGSRSLEDVANVTVLERPLHPATLVSAVRSARRSRQRQRLAGQHLRELEQARTELHNLAGSLETKVRDRTRDLASANDRLTAEIAEREKAEARLIQAQKMEAVGQLTGGLAHDFNNLLTAVVGSLDLLLRRTDDEKLKRLANNALQAAERGAKLTAQLLAFSRRQRLSPAATDANEIVTKMGDLLARTIGPQVRVETRLDPQLWHALADPTQMEVMILNLAINARDAMPHGGRLTISTDNVLQVPAHLSSELGGREYVAVSVADTGSGMSPDVIARAFEPFFTTKEQGRGTGLGLSQLYGFAKQSGGTVRIESQEGKGTKVTVYLPRTNAPAKVVELAPASTGQSDLMSVLLVDDDDAVREVCATMLEEIGCRVSDASSGEQALDLLANHHFTVMVTDVAMPGMSGVTLAERAREIAPDMPIMFASGYADLGSFGEDLADEVVMKKPYRLAELAARLHDLRGAEAADNVIPLRP, from the coding sequence TTGGCCAGCCCGGCTGACCTCAGCGAGGATCCCTTCCTGATCATCGCGCCCGGTGGGCGCGATGCCGCCGTCGTTGCCGAATTGCTGCGCAGCGCGAAATTGACCATTGAATATGATCCCGACAACAGCAAGCTGTTCAGCGCGCTAGCACTGGGCCGCGCGTCAGGCGCGATCATCACCGACGATGCTTGGGCAAGGATCGGCCCGCAACGGCTTCAGGAAGCGATCGAGAGTCAGCCTCCATGGTCGGATTTCCCCTTCATTCTTCTCTCCCGGCGTGGAGAGACGAGGGCCGGCTCCCGCAGCCTGGAGGACGTCGCCAACGTCACGGTGCTTGAACGCCCGCTTCATCCCGCAACGCTGGTCAGCGCCGTTCGCTCGGCCCGGAGAAGCCGGCAGAGGCAGCGGCTTGCCGGTCAGCATTTGCGGGAGCTCGAACAGGCCCGGACTGAGTTGCACAACCTGGCCGGATCGCTCGAGACCAAGGTTCGCGATCGGACTCGTGACCTGGCGAGCGCCAACGATCGGCTCACTGCCGAAATCGCGGAGCGTGAGAAAGCGGAGGCGCGGCTCATCCAGGCGCAGAAGATGGAGGCGGTCGGGCAGCTGACCGGCGGCCTTGCTCACGACTTCAACAATCTTTTGACGGCCGTGGTCGGATCCCTCGACCTCCTCCTTCGGCGGACAGACGACGAGAAGCTCAAGCGGCTTGCCAACAACGCTCTTCAGGCAGCGGAACGCGGCGCAAAGCTCACGGCCCAGCTGCTCGCCTTCTCGCGTCGCCAGCGGCTGTCGCCTGCGGCAACCGATGCCAATGAGATTGTCACCAAGATGGGCGACCTGCTCGCCCGGACGATTGGACCTCAAGTGCGGGTAGAAACCCGCCTAGACCCGCAGCTGTGGCATGCGCTGGCGGATCCGACGCAGATGGAGGTGATGATCCTCAACCTGGCGATCAACGCTCGCGATGCCATGCCGCACGGTGGCCGCCTGACGATCTCCACCGACAATGTGCTCCAAGTACCGGCCCACTTGTCGAGCGAACTTGGCGGGCGCGAATATGTTGCCGTCTCCGTTGCTGACACGGGCTCCGGAATGTCGCCTGACGTGATTGCCCGCGCGTTCGAACCGTTCTTCACTACCAAGGAGCAGGGTCGCGGCACCGGTCTTGGACTTTCCCAGCTTTACGGGTTCGCCAAGCAGTCGGGCGGCACCGTTCGGATCGAAAGCCAGGAGGGTAAAGGCACCAAGGTGACCGTCTACCTGCCGCGAACAAACGCGCCCGCCAAGGTGGTCGAACTCGCGCCTGCGAGCACCGGCCAATCGGACCTCATGTCCGTACTGCTCGTCGACGATGACGATGCGGTCCGCGAGGTTTGCGCCACCATGCTCGAGGAAATCGGCTGCCGGGTCAGCGACGCATCCTCGGGCGAGCAGGCGCTGGACCTGCTTGCCAATCATCATTTCACCGTCATGGTCACCGACGTGGCGATGCCTGGAATGTCGGGCGTCACCCTTGCCGAACGCGCACGCGAAATCGCGCCCGACATGCCGATCATGTTCGCGAGCGGTTACGCCGACCTGGGGTCGTTCGGTGAGGATTTGGCTGACGAGGTCGTCATGAAGAAGCCCTACCGGCTGGCCGAACTCGCCGCTCGGTTGCACGATCTCCGCGGCGCCGAAGCGGCCGACAACGTGATCCCCCTGCGGCCTTAA
- a CDS encoding RrF2 family transcriptional regulator — MIAQKTRYALRSLLYLVEEGGGGPVQLARIASSQNVPPKYLELIMLDLKKTGLVKSIRGPKGGYVLARPPEAISFGEIVRTMEGPIALVSCASVNYYAPCGDCHDEATCAIRRAFAVLRDQSTAVLDSISLAQGAEWEERLAPREPLVHQA; from the coding sequence ATGATCGCACAGAAGACCCGCTATGCGCTGCGCTCTCTCCTGTACCTGGTGGAGGAAGGCGGCGGCGGGCCGGTGCAGCTGGCGCGGATCGCAAGCAGCCAGAACGTCCCCCCAAAATATCTCGAGCTCATCATGCTCGATCTCAAGAAGACCGGTTTGGTGAAGAGCATCCGCGGCCCGAAGGGCGGCTACGTCCTCGCCCGCCCGCCTGAGGCTATCTCCTTCGGTGAGATCGTCCGCACCATGGAAGGGCCGATCGCCCTGGTTTCATGCGCTAGCGTGAATTATTATGCGCCCTGCGGTGACTGCCACGATGAGGCGACCTGCGCCATCCGCCGCGCCTTCGCCGTCCTTCGCGATCAGAGCACGGCCGTGCTGGACTCCATCTCTCTTGCCCAGGGTGCCGAGTGGGAAGAGCGGCTCGCCCCGAGGGAGCCTTTGGTCCACCAAGCTTGA